The proteins below are encoded in one region of Heliomicrobium gestii:
- a CDS encoding DEAD/DEAH box helicase encodes MNRPAPFSVSPETIQTNGLLLQGDVARLLRPFAGKTIYLQDPSEQWIKCKVNPQGTLLQGPQLGKFLKNMGSPTFEMRQIGSEEFFVFPVALRQPIPRADRSGGERSAAKRGTNRESTKKGATASSAKGAAVSASPSAPASNLAPTSKKTTWVSPPDPVQSIVQNFEQGSRGNVVEIRLDQEKGKPLVEKIITGRGASADDLYLRRQALLFSLHPGFDTLLSLTAVRDMAPFDYQIRTVRHVLANLRGRALLCDEVGMGKTVEAGLIALEYMLRGLARRVLILAPPSLVSQWREEMQAKFNLDFITYDDPAFKAHDAPWTFFPRIIASIDTAKRESHRQQIGAVAFDLVICDEAHHLKNRRTQAYQLVSQLQKKYILLLTATPVENDLEELFNLITLLLPGQLETAAAFKKKYITRGDALKPKNTEELKTLVREVMVRNRRSETGVILSRRYAETIRLQLSPEEMAFYRRLTHFVRGFFTGGQDKLQGGASLLTLKVLQREIGSSIEALLPTLAKMAEQPAYAPEMRRLFAALQEQAKTVPRRAKADALVQLLKGLNDKVIVFTGFSETHRYLVRRLTEAGFTVAQLHGGMKRLEKEEQVRHFAEEAQVLLSTETGSEGRNLQFCRCLVNYDLPWNPMQIEQRIGRIHRIGQERDVHIYNLSAQDTLESHMLELLDAKINMFQLVVGELDMILGNLKENQGFEDMVLNAWLQSADEREMETQMVKVGDQLLDAKNHYLAVKAVDERLLGELMPDE; translated from the coding sequence ATGAACAGGCCGGCACCCTTTTCCGTCTCGCCGGAGACGATACAGACGAATGGCCTGCTTTTGCAAGGGGATGTCGCCAGACTGCTGCGGCCCTTTGCCGGGAAAACGATTTACTTGCAAGATCCCAGCGAACAGTGGATTAAGTGCAAAGTCAATCCTCAGGGCACCCTTCTCCAAGGCCCTCAATTGGGGAAGTTTCTAAAAAATATGGGTTCCCCCACCTTTGAGATGCGACAGATAGGCAGTGAGGAATTTTTCGTTTTCCCCGTCGCTCTCCGGCAACCTATCCCTCGGGCGGATCGGTCTGGTGGAGAACGCTCAGCCGCCAAACGGGGGACGAACAGGGAAAGCACCAAAAAAGGGGCGACGGCTTCGAGCGCGAAGGGGGCTGCTGTGTCAGCCTCACCTTCAGCGCCCGCCTCAAACCTGGCGCCCACAAGTAAAAAAACGACCTGGGTCAGTCCGCCCGACCCGGTCCAATCGATCGTCCAGAATTTTGAGCAGGGCTCACGGGGCAATGTTGTGGAAATCCGGCTTGACCAGGAGAAGGGAAAACCGCTTGTTGAAAAGATCATCACTGGGCGCGGGGCCAGCGCCGATGATCTGTACCTGCGCCGGCAGGCCTTGCTGTTTTCGCTGCATCCCGGCTTTGACACGCTCCTGTCCCTGACGGCGGTGCGCGATATGGCGCCCTTTGACTACCAGATCCGCACGGTCCGTCATGTGCTGGCCAACCTGCGCGGGCGGGCGCTTCTTTGTGACGAGGTGGGGATGGGCAAAACGGTCGAGGCCGGATTGATCGCCCTCGAATACATGCTCCGCGGTTTGGCCAGGCGGGTGCTCATCCTGGCGCCGCCATCGCTCGTCTCTCAATGGCGCGAGGAGATGCAGGCCAAATTCAATCTCGACTTTATCACCTATGACGATCCGGCGTTTAAGGCCCACGATGCTCCCTGGACCTTTTTCCCGCGCATCATCGCCTCTATCGACACGGCGAAGCGGGAGAGCCACCGGCAGCAGATCGGCGCCGTCGCCTTTGATCTGGTCATCTGCGACGAGGCTCACCATCTGAAAAACCGACGCACCCAGGCCTATCAACTGGTGAGCCAGTTGCAGAAGAAGTACATCCTCTTGCTGACGGCGACGCCTGTGGAAAACGATCTGGAAGAGTTGTTCAATCTGATCACGCTGCTCTTGCCGGGGCAGTTGGAGACAGCGGCGGCCTTTAAGAAAAAATACATCACCCGCGGCGACGCCCTAAAACCGAAAAATACAGAGGAACTCAAAACGCTTGTTCGCGAGGTGATGGTCAGAAACCGCCGTTCGGAAACCGGGGTCATTTTGAGCCGCCGCTATGCCGAGACGATTCGACTGCAACTGAGCCCCGAAGAGATGGCCTTCTACCGGCGGCTCACCCATTTCGTCCGGGGTTTCTTCACCGGTGGGCAGGACAAGCTTCAGGGAGGAGCGAGTTTGCTCACCCTAAAAGTGTTGCAACGGGAGATCGGCAGCAGCATCGAAGCCCTTTTGCCGACGCTGGCCAAGATGGCCGAGCAGCCAGCGTACGCGCCAGAGATGCGTCGACTTTTCGCTGCGTTGCAGGAGCAGGCCAAAACGGTGCCGCGCCGGGCGAAGGCGGATGCGCTGGTGCAACTGCTGAAAGGGCTCAACGATAAGGTGATTGTTTTTACCGGTTTTTCCGAGACCCATCGCTACCTGGTTCGCCGGCTGACTGAAGCAGGCTTTACGGTGGCCCAGTTGCACGGCGGGATGAAGCGGTTGGAAAAGGAAGAGCAGGTGCGCCATTTCGCCGAAGAGGCCCAGGTGCTCCTGTCCACGGAAACAGGCAGCGAAGGGCGGAACCTGCAGTTTTGCCGCTGCCTCGTCAATTATGACTTGCCCTGGAATCCCATGCAGATCGAGCAGCGCATCGGCCGGATTCACCGCATCGGCCAGGAGCGGGATGTGCACATCTACAACCTGTCTGCCCAGGATACGCTGGAATCCCACATGCTGGAACTGCTGGACGCGAAGATCAACATGTTCCAACTGGTCGTCGGCGAGTTGGATATGATCCTAGGCAACTTGAAGGAGAATCAGGGTTTTGAGGATATGGTGCTGAACGCCTGGCTGCAGTCGGCCGATGAGCGGGAGATGGAGACCCAGATGGTCAAAGTGGGCGACCAACTGCTTGATGCGAAAAACCACTATCTTGCCGTCAAGGCCGTCGATGAACGGCTGTTGGGGGAGTTGATGCCGGATGAGTGA
- a CDS encoding 4Fe-4S dicluster domain-containing protein: MAEWKVYTIESGKGRHSVFPGLCKGCGLCIEKCPTDTITWSKKLGVYGTPAVEVQQDPACIACGICQHVCPDCAIVVEKLKPEEQKKPKA; encoded by the coding sequence GTGGCTGAATGGAAAGTCTATACGATCGAGAGCGGCAAAGGGCGTCACAGCGTGTTCCCCGGCCTCTGCAAAGGCTGCGGGCTCTGCATCGAGAAGTGCCCGACCGATACGATCACCTGGTCGAAGAAGCTGGGCGTCTACGGCACCCCCGCCGTCGAGGTGCAGCAGGATCCCGCCTGCATCGCCTGCGGCATCTGCCAGCACGTCTGCCCCGACTGCGCCATCGTCGTCGAGAAGCTGAAGCCGGAGGAGCAGAAGAAGCCGAAGGCCTAG
- a CDS encoding 2-oxoacid:acceptor oxidoreductase family protein, producing MAKVVKIALAGEGGQGVQSVAEIITEAANEEGKEALYIPNFGVEQRGGVSIAFVQISDKEKVGSPKFEKADIVIALSDRAVRRCAQYVDGNTVFVYDTFIEGVEDDLPKGAKKVIGIPAIETAKNELHPRVFNIIIMGAVVRATHVVSEERAKQALEDKLGYKFEQDPKLRELNHRALARGMQLVEGHL from the coding sequence ATGGCCAAAGTCGTCAAAATCGCCCTCGCCGGCGAAGGCGGCCAGGGCGTGCAGTCGGTCGCCGAGATCATCACCGAGGCGGCCAACGAGGAAGGGAAGGAAGCCCTCTACATCCCCAACTTCGGTGTTGAACAGCGGGGCGGCGTCTCTATCGCCTTCGTCCAGATCTCCGATAAGGAGAAGGTGGGCTCGCCCAAGTTTGAGAAGGCCGACATCGTCATCGCCCTCTCCGACCGCGCCGTCCGCCGCTGCGCCCAGTACGTCGACGGGAATACGGTCTTTGTCTATGACACCTTCATCGAAGGCGTCGAAGACGACCTGCCCAAAGGGGCCAAAAAGGTCATCGGCATCCCGGCCATCGAAACGGCGAAGAACGAACTGCACCCCCGGGTGTTTAACATCATCATCATGGGCGCTGTTGTCCGCGCCACCCATGTGGTCAGTGAAGAACGAGCCAAACAAGCCCTGGAAGACAAGCTGGGCTACAAATTTGAGCAGGATCCGAAACTGCGCGAGTTGAACCACCGCGCCCTGGCGCGGGGCATGCAACTGGTGGAGGGGCACCTGTAG
- a CDS encoding thiamine pyrophosphate-dependent enzyme — protein MTTATVLEPKMPVCWRQETKPHKFCPGCGHGDVLKALGRAIDELGIQDRVVFGCDIGCSLLSWDFFNCDAIQTHHGRTTPVMTGIKRARPELICIAYMGDGGGYAIGAQHLVNAASRNEKLTVILANNAQYGMTGGQMAPTTLPGMKTETSPYGRDVDATGNPTLGPEMVAAITPASAYVARGTMANIPQLTKMMKKALQNQIDGNGFSFVEALSACPTNWRMNAAKTWEFVEKEMTKYFKVGELKVPAAKQEG, from the coding sequence ATGACAACGGCAACTGTGTTAGAACCAAAAATGCCCGTATGTTGGCGGCAGGAGACGAAACCGCACAAGTTTTGTCCCGGTTGCGGACACGGCGATGTCTTAAAAGCGCTCGGGAGAGCCATTGACGAACTCGGCATCCAGGACCGCGTCGTCTTCGGCTGCGACATCGGCTGTTCCCTTTTGTCCTGGGATTTCTTCAACTGTGACGCCATCCAGACCCACCACGGCCGCACGACGCCCGTCATGACCGGCATCAAGCGCGCCCGGCCGGAGCTGATCTGCATCGCCTACATGGGCGATGGCGGCGGCTACGCCATCGGCGCTCAGCACCTGGTCAACGCCGCCAGCCGCAACGAAAAACTCACCGTCATCCTGGCCAACAACGCCCAGTACGGCATGACCGGCGGCCAGATGGCGCCGACGACCCTGCCGGGGATGAAGACGGAAACGTCGCCTTATGGACGCGACGTGGACGCCACGGGTAACCCGACCCTCGGCCCCGAGATGGTCGCCGCCATCACGCCGGCCTCAGCCTACGTAGCACGGGGGACGATGGCCAACATCCCCCAACTGACGAAGATGATGAAAAAGGCGCTGCAAAACCAGATCGACGGCAACGGGTTCTCCTTCGTCGAAGCCCTCTCCGCCTGCCCGACCAACTGGCGGATGAACGCGGCCAAGACGTGGGAGTTCGTCGAGAAGGAAATGACCAAATACTTCAAAGTCGGCGAACTGAAAGTACCCGCCGCCAAGCAGGAGGGATAA